In one Dermacentor variabilis isolate Ectoservices chromosome 4, ASM5094787v1, whole genome shotgun sequence genomic region, the following are encoded:
- the LOC142577898 gene encoding uncharacterized protein LOC142577898 → MASSQDSVPDLCGSEIERFLDAVQQHPCVYDTKRMDYRDAERKNNAWEQIRVYSGLLTVEECLKLWKRLRDRYTRELKAIEATKRSGSGYVSRRAWEFTESMAFYKHCGRPRKTACSLEPATCGDDGETAETILASIASTPPSPSGVDSFEESPQELQMPATPPPLAERPSVAGKHEATAKHKKVKKKMTTLKSSCCLDLTARCQKMRHLEYLSASAWTRCPVRWH, encoded by the exons atggcctcttcCCAAGACAGCGTGCCCGACCTGTGCGGCTCCGAAATTGAAAGGTTTCTGGACGCCGTCCAGCAACACCCGTGCGTCTACGACACGAAAAGGATGGATTACCGGGATGCAGAGCGGAAAAACAACGCGTGGGAGCAGATACGCGTGTACTCCGGCCTCTTGACAG tcgaagagtgcctgaaatTATGGAAGCGGCTCAGGGACCGATATACCCGTGAGTTGAAAGCCATTGAAGCCACAAAAAGgagtggcagcggctacgtgtctcGGCGGGCCTGGGAATTCACGGAGTCCATGGCCTTTTACAAACATTGCGGCCGCCCGAGGAA AACGGCATGCAGCCTGGAGCCAGCCACTTGTGGTGATGATGGCGAGACCGCCGAGACCATCTTGGCATCTATAGCTAGTACGCCGCCATCACCCTCAGGCGTTGACAGTTTCGAGGAATCCCCACAGGAGCTGCAAATGCCAGCAACGCCGCCACCATTGGCAGAACGACCGTCGGTAGCCGGTAAACACGAGGCTACAGCGAAGcacaagaaagtgaaaaaaaaaatgaccacttTGAAGAGCAGCTGTTGTCTAGACTTGACAGCAAGATGTCAGAAAATGAGGCATTTGGAGTATCTATCGGCCTCAGCCTGGACAAGATGCCCCGTAAGGTGGCACTGA